Proteins encoded in a region of the Enterococcus gilvus ATCC BAA-350 genome:
- the eno gene encoding phosphopyruvate hydratase: MTVVIETVKAREIFDSRGNPTVEADVLLSDGTLGRAEVPSGASTGDREAVELRDGGDYLMGKGVMKAVKNVNTEINDALKGLSPFDQAKIDKAMIDLDGTPNKGRLGANAILGVSMAVARAAAQSQKIPLYRYLGGVDLELPQPFFNVINGGVHADSGIDVQEFLITPVKRESFRDGVEKIANTYHTLKGVLAKEGYETAVGDEGGFAPKLASTEAAIDMLYRAIKEAGYVPGEEIAIALDPASSEFYSDDTKKYTFEGKEMSSDEMLTYYQDLVKKYPAIISIEDGFSEHDWDGFKQMTEAMGDTIQLVGDDIFVTNPAIFAEGIEKNVANSILIKLNQIGTVSESIETIKMARANAYTTMISHRSGETGDTFIADFAVAMNAGQIKTGSMARSERVEKYNQFLRIEEELEGYAKLARFPKN, translated from the coding sequence GTGGAGGCAGATGTTCTTTTATCTGACGGTACTTTAGGACGCGCAGAAGTACCAAGCGGCGCTTCTACAGGCGATCGCGAAGCCGTTGAATTGCGTGATGGCGGCGACTACCTAATGGGCAAAGGCGTCATGAAAGCTGTAAAAAACGTCAATACTGAGATCAATGATGCCTTAAAAGGCTTGTCTCCATTTGACCAAGCAAAAATCGACAAAGCAATGATCGATCTAGATGGTACACCCAATAAAGGACGTTTAGGCGCAAATGCGATCCTTGGTGTTTCCATGGCCGTTGCTCGTGCAGCAGCTCAAAGCCAAAAAATTCCATTGTATCGTTACCTGGGCGGTGTCGATCTAGAATTGCCGCAACCCTTCTTCAACGTCATCAACGGCGGTGTCCATGCTGACTCAGGAATCGATGTGCAAGAATTCTTGATCACGCCAGTAAAACGTGAAAGCTTCCGTGACGGTGTCGAAAAAATTGCTAATACGTACCACACTTTGAAAGGTGTCCTTGCAAAAGAAGGCTACGAAACAGCCGTCGGCGACGAAGGCGGGTTCGCACCCAAATTGGCAAGTACGGAAGCGGCGATCGACATGTTATACCGCGCCATCAAAGAAGCAGGCTATGTTCCAGGTGAAGAAATCGCCATCGCATTAGACCCAGCCTCCAGCGAATTTTACAGCGACGACACAAAGAAATACACCTTCGAAGGCAAAGAGATGTCTTCTGATGAGATGCTGACCTATTACCAAGACCTCGTGAAGAAATACCCTGCAATCATCTCCATCGAAGACGGCTTCTCAGAACATGACTGGGACGGCTTCAAGCAGATGACCGAAGCAATGGGGGATACGATCCAATTAGTCGGTGACGATATTTTCGTTACGAACCCTGCGATCTTCGCAGAAGGAATCGAAAAGAATGTTGCAAACTCAATCTTGATCAAACTAAACCAAATCGGTACCGTTTCAGAATCCATCGAAACCATCAAGATGGCTCGCGCCAACGCCTACACAACCATGATCTCTCACCGATCTGGCGAAACAGGCGATACCTTCATCGCGGACTTCGCCGTAGCGATGAATGCCGGACAAATCAAAACAGGCTCCATGGCCCGCAGCGAACGGGTTGAAAAATACAACCAATTCCTACGTATCGAAGAAGAACTAGAAGGCTATGCAAAACTAGCCCGTTTCCCGAAAAACTAA
- a CDS encoding FAD-dependent oxidoreductase, whose translation MDSNILKENYDVVVAGGGMSGAFAAIAAARNGAKTLIIDQNGYFGGTLTANGVGPMMTYFAGDKQVILGLGQEMVERLVERGYSPGHVLDSTNYISYVTPFSAEGLKIVLDEMVSEAGADVLFHTYLIGLDKEAGAIKNISIVNKDGIRQISSKVFIDATGDGDLAVMSEVPFQLGRETDNAMQPMTMNLKVYGVDKQKLRKAVLNDPDKFPRLNRDLDVMKNTEILSFVGFDDEFRKAKEEGRISIPREDILFFETNVPGEFIMNTSRIINESGVSAEGLTRAEMIGRKQCEELYHFLVESVPGFENAKIAYSGPSVGVRGTRQIKGKYTLTNQDVLENKPFKSTIAHSGYPIDIHNPKGEGTVSVHANQTEEVAHEKFDKTVFDSYYRIPYEIMITNEISNLIVTGRCVSASFEAQAAIRTTPTMTALGQAAGTAAALAASKNEATGNIDIKVLQNKLIEQKSFIEI comes from the coding sequence TTGGATTCAAATATTTTGAAGGAAAATTATGATGTAGTAGTAGCTGGTGGAGGAATGTCTGGAGCATTTGCCGCTATCGCAGCTGCAAGAAACGGTGCAAAGACATTGATTATTGATCAAAATGGTTACTTTGGAGGAACCTTGACAGCAAACGGGGTTGGTCCGATGATGACATACTTTGCTGGAGATAAACAAGTTATTTTAGGATTGGGACAAGAAATGGTTGAACGATTAGTCGAACGTGGCTATTCTCCAGGTCATGTCTTGGATTCAACAAATTATATTTCTTATGTAACGCCATTTTCAGCTGAGGGATTGAAAATTGTTTTAGATGAAATGGTCAGTGAAGCAGGGGCAGATGTTTTATTCCATACCTACTTAATCGGGTTAGACAAAGAAGCTGGAGCAATCAAGAACATTTCGATCGTGAATAAAGATGGGATCAGACAAATTTCCAGTAAAGTATTTATTGATGCAACAGGAGACGGAGATCTAGCCGTAATGTCAGAAGTTCCATTCCAATTAGGGCGAGAAACAGACAATGCGATGCAACCGATGACGATGAATCTTAAGGTTTACGGTGTTGATAAACAAAAGCTTCGTAAGGCTGTGTTAAATGATCCAGACAAGTTTCCACGGCTAAATAGAGATTTAGATGTTATGAAGAATACAGAGATTCTATCTTTCGTCGGTTTTGATGATGAATTTAGAAAAGCTAAAGAAGAGGGTCGAATCAGCATTCCGAGAGAGGATATTCTTTTCTTTGAAACCAATGTACCGGGAGAGTTTATTATGAACACATCACGGATCATTAATGAAAGCGGTGTATCTGCAGAGGGGTTGACCCGAGCAGAGATGATTGGACGCAAGCAATGCGAGGAATTATACCACTTCTTAGTTGAATCAGTCCCCGGTTTTGAAAACGCGAAAATTGCTTATAGTGGACCAAGTGTTGGTGTTCGCGGAACAAGGCAGATCAAAGGAAAATATACGCTGACGAATCAGGATGTTTTGGAAAATAAACCATTTAAATCTACGATCGCCCACTCAGGGTATCCAATTGATATTCATAATCCGAAAGGGGAAGGTACTGTCTCCGTACACGCTAATCAGACCGAAGAAGTCGCGCATGAAAAATTTGATAAAACTGTATTCGACAGCTATTATCGCATTCCTTATGAAATAATGATTACGAATGAAATCAGCAACCTGATTGTAACAGGACGTTGTGTCTCAGCTTCTTTTGAAGCTCAAGCAGCAATACGTACGACACCAACGATGACCGCATTGGGACAAGCAGCCGGAACAGCAGCAGCATTGGCTGCATCAAAAAATGAAGCAACTGGAAATATTGATATTAAAGTTTTACAAAATAAATTGATTGAGCAAAAGAGCTTTATCGAAATCTAG
- a CDS encoding hydantoinase/oxoprolinase family protein, protein MGKKVRIGIDVGGTFTDAVAIDNETYEVIAKLKIPTTHEDGVARGIVKIIQKLLTENNIAPEDVIFIAHGTTQATNALLEGDVAKVGIVGMGTGMDARTAKKETSIEHIELAPNKYLHSEHVFIDSSKLTEQEVEKNIHELINKDCQVIVASEAYSVDDPENETKVIEKAQQEELFATGGHEISQLYGLKMRTRTAVVNASLIPKMMQTANMTESAVLDTKIQSGLMIMRCDGGVMSINEVRQRPILTMLSGLAAGVAGALMYEKVSDGIFFEVGGTSVDISVIKNGKVMIKYAQVGGHKTYLRSLDVRTLAVAGGSMIRVKDKKIVDVGPRSAHIAGLEYECFTDVENLDNPTIEFVSPRDGDPNEYVIVQGTGTNAYSYTLAGAANLLSYVPEGDYAQGNAEANKKAWDALGAYLGKSAEEVAKEVMNFAMEKLEPVINDLIDEYEMDRNFITLVGGGGSGAIVVPALAEYYDYKWKLAKNAPYISTIGVALAMVREQIERSITNPSENDIKKIRADVIEKIIQSGANEETVEVNIEIDTQRNIVRAVATGATELRQKSLGASDVNEDQLKTITSEALGLDTNSIKCAGKVGRWNLMDATIIKKKLFFKSKRTNVCVVDREGVVRFKHSNAHYFKFPKNQSDKEFLSFIDEYTIYSDANATIPKVFLFFREKMLDLTGMQTLEQLTSIMDVETENLDNNEEVIAVAYK, encoded by the coding sequence ATGGGAAAAAAAGTAAGGATTGGAATTGATGTCGGTGGTACTTTCACTGATGCAGTGGCAATCGATAATGAAACTTATGAAGTGATTGCAAAATTAAAAATCCCAACTACTCACGAAGATGGTGTAGCCAGAGGGATCGTTAAAATCATCCAAAAACTTCTGACTGAAAACAATATCGCTCCGGAAGATGTGATTTTCATTGCCCACGGAACAACTCAAGCTACAAATGCATTACTTGAAGGTGATGTAGCAAAAGTCGGTATTGTGGGTATGGGAACTGGAATGGACGCTCGTACCGCAAAAAAAGAAACATCAATCGAGCATATTGAGTTAGCTCCCAATAAATATTTGCATTCTGAACATGTTTTCATTGATTCATCGAAATTAACAGAACAAGAAGTTGAAAAAAATATTCATGAATTAATCAATAAAGACTGTCAGGTGATTGTTGCCAGTGAAGCATATTCTGTGGATGATCCCGAAAATGAAACAAAGGTAATCGAAAAGGCACAGCAAGAAGAGTTATTTGCTACGGGTGGGCACGAAATTTCCCAGCTTTATGGATTGAAAATGCGGACGCGAACAGCGGTGGTGAATGCGTCATTGATTCCGAAAATGATGCAAACGGCAAATATGACAGAATCGGCAGTATTGGATACTAAAATTCAGTCTGGTTTAATGATCATGCGTTGTGATGGTGGAGTTATGAGCATCAATGAAGTGCGCCAACGGCCTATTTTAACGATGTTATCAGGATTAGCTGCTGGTGTTGCGGGTGCATTGATGTATGAAAAAGTCAGCGATGGAATCTTTTTTGAAGTCGGTGGAACCAGTGTCGATATCTCTGTCATCAAGAATGGGAAAGTAATGATTAAATACGCCCAGGTCGGCGGTCATAAAACGTACCTTCGTTCATTGGATGTTCGTACATTAGCTGTTGCGGGTGGAAGTATGATCCGTGTGAAAGACAAAAAAATCGTTGATGTTGGTCCGCGTAGTGCCCATATCGCTGGTCTAGAATATGAATGCTTTACTGACGTGGAAAATTTAGATAATCCAACAATCGAGTTTGTATCTCCTCGTGACGGCGATCCGAATGAATATGTCATCGTTCAGGGTACCGGCACAAATGCATATTCTTATACATTAGCAGGCGCAGCGAATTTATTAAGTTACGTACCGGAGGGAGATTACGCCCAAGGAAATGCTGAAGCAAATAAAAAAGCGTGGGATGCATTAGGAGCTTATCTTGGAAAATCTGCTGAAGAAGTGGCAAAAGAAGTCATGAATTTTGCAATGGAAAAACTAGAACCAGTCATTAATGATTTGATTGACGAATACGAGATGGATCGCAATTTCATTACACTAGTCGGCGGCGGAGGATCTGGTGCAATCGTCGTACCAGCGTTAGCAGAATATTATGACTATAAATGGAAGTTAGCTAAAAACGCACCTTATATTTCAACAATCGGAGTCGCTTTAGCGATGGTTCGCGAGCAAATCGAGCGATCTATCACGAATCCAAGCGAAAATGATATTAAGAAGATTCGGGCAGATGTTATCGAAAAAATCATTCAATCGGGTGCAAACGAAGAAACGGTTGAAGTCAATATCGAGATTGATACTCAACGTAATATTGTTCGTGCAGTAGCGACCGGAGCAACAGAGCTTCGCCAGAAAAGTTTAGGCGCTTCAGATGTTAATGAGGATCAATTAAAGACAATTACTTCGGAAGCACTGGGACTTGACACGAATAGCATCAAATGTGCAGGAAAGGTAGGCCGTTGGAACTTGATGGATGCGACAATCATCAAGAAGAAACTTTTCTTTAAAAGTAAACGGACGAATGTTTGTGTAGTTGACCGTGAAGGCGTTGTTCGTTTCAAACATAGTAATGCTCACTATTTCAAATTTCCTAAAAATCAATCAGACAAAGAGTTTCTTTCTTTTATTGATGAATATACAATTTATTCAGATGCCAATGCAACGATTCCGAAAGTATTCTTGTTCTTTAGAGAAAAAATGTTAGACTTGACTGGAATGCAAACATTAGAACAATTAACATCAATCATGGATGTTGAGACAGAAAATTTGGATAATAATGAGGAAGTCATAGCGGTAGCATACAAATAA
- a CDS encoding ROK family protein, whose protein sequence is MSQKRFGSIEAGGTKFVCAVGNEQLKILETNTFSTMEPRETMEQVKDFFSYYPVDALGIGTFGPVDIDSTSSTYGKILASPKKAWQGFNFIQAVKEWFSGPIFLTTDVNSSAYGEFTMGDAKNVNSCVYITVGTGIGAGVIQNDQFVGGTTHLEIGHGYVHRHKNDVDFSGVCPYHGGSCFEGVAAGPSIEKRTGVRGEMLPQDHPVWSIEANYLAQLAYNLRVNFAPEKIIFGGGVINEGLMELAREQFVMINAGYVSVPELDDFIVTSAFQDNTSATVGNFALAQKVLTKSN, encoded by the coding sequence ATGTCACAAAAAAGATTTGGAAGTATTGAAGCAGGTGGAACAAAATTTGTTTGTGCTGTAGGTAATGAACAACTTAAGATTCTTGAAACAAACACTTTTTCAACCATGGAACCAAGAGAGACTATGGAGCAAGTAAAAGATTTTTTTAGCTATTACCCAGTAGATGCATTGGGCATCGGAACATTTGGTCCAGTAGATATTGACTCAACGTCATCAACTTATGGTAAAATTTTGGCTTCGCCAAAAAAGGCTTGGCAAGGGTTTAACTTTATCCAAGCAGTAAAAGAATGGTTTTCAGGTCCAATATTTCTAACAACTGATGTGAACTCGAGCGCTTATGGAGAATTTACAATGGGGGATGCTAAAAATGTGAACTCTTGCGTATATATCACGGTTGGAACCGGAATCGGAGCTGGTGTGATCCAAAATGACCAATTTGTTGGTGGAACGACGCACTTAGAAATAGGCCATGGGTATGTTCATCGACATAAGAATGATGTAGATTTTTCGGGTGTGTGTCCTTATCATGGTGGAAGTTGTTTTGAAGGAGTTGCGGCTGGCCCAAGTATTGAAAAACGAACGGGGGTCCGTGGTGAAATGCTTCCGCAAGATCATCCTGTCTGGTCGATTGAAGCTAATTATTTAGCGCAATTAGCTTATAATCTACGAGTAAATTTTGCACCAGAAAAAATTATTTTTGGAGGGGGAGTCATCAATGAAGGATTGATGGAATTGGCACGCGAACAATTTGTAATGATTAATGCGGGTTATGTTTCTGTCCCAGAATTAGATGATTTCATTGTTACTTCAGCTTTTCAAGATAACACTAGTGCTACAGTCGGGAATTTCGCATTGGCACAAAAAGTACTGACTAAATCCAATTAA
- a CDS encoding MurR/RpiR family transcriptional regulator codes for MQSAVLLKIKSLESSFTSSEHEISKFVIENPEYVISNTITNLAKKTDTSEASINRFSKKIGFKGFNKFKIALAQSMTHLEDQEKSFDESNLIEYVTLDYKKMLTNTCAMLDAQNIEDAASMITLNRKVFILSIYNTSFVSKEFAFKLRQLGMEVTTLKENLETQLAIENMSSDSVLIAVVPSVITKDIIPFLTKIKRKDVKTILISSNDNPKVSDMIDIKFIIPDHMSANNSLVLTNSVMISLVFDIIFATILRDNRGLRQRKLSSDTIINSYESADSAIYEW; via the coding sequence ATGCAATCCGCTGTATTATTAAAAATAAAATCATTAGAATCAAGTTTTACTTCTAGTGAACACGAGATCAGTAAATTTGTAATTGAAAATCCTGAATATGTTATTTCAAATACCATCACAAATTTAGCCAAAAAAACCGATACTTCGGAAGCAAGCATTAATCGCTTCAGTAAAAAAATTGGTTTTAAAGGGTTCAATAAATTTAAGATCGCATTAGCTCAAAGTATGACTCACTTGGAAGATCAAGAAAAGTCTTTCGATGAATCGAACTTGATTGAGTACGTAACGCTTGATTATAAGAAAATGTTAACGAATACATGCGCGATGTTGGATGCTCAAAATATTGAAGATGCTGCGTCAATGATCACGCTCAATCGTAAAGTATTTATTTTATCAATCTATAATACTTCTTTTGTCAGCAAAGAATTTGCCTTCAAATTGCGGCAATTAGGTATGGAAGTTACTACCTTAAAAGAGAACCTAGAAACCCAATTGGCGATTGAAAATATGAGCAGCGATTCGGTCCTAATCGCCGTTGTCCCTTCAGTGATAACCAAAGATATTATTCCTTTCTTAACGAAAATTAAGCGAAAAGATGTAAAAACCATTTTGATTTCAAGTAATGACAATCCGAAAGTCAGTGATATGATTGATATCAAATTCATTATTCCAGACCATATGTCCGCGAATAATTCGCTCGTACTGACAAACTCTGTCATGATCTCTTTGGTTTTCGATATTATTTTCGCAACAATTTTACGAGACAATCGGGGACTACGTCAGCGAAAACTAAGCAGCGATACGATTATCAATTCCTATGAATCTGCTGATTCTGCTATTTACGAGTGGTAA
- the truA gene encoding tRNA pseudouridine(38-40) synthase TruA: MRNIKLTIEYDGKRYLGWQRLGDSEKTIQGKIESVIAQMTGEKIEIIGSGRTDAGAHAHGQVANFKTNSEMARNEMLTFFNRYLPSDIVVKKVEEMPERFHARYNVKGKQYSYYVWNDPIPTAFERYHSFYVPDKLDMEKMNEACEKLIGKHDFIGFSALKKSKKSTTRTIEKISIEREGSMLRFTFVGNGFLHKMVRILMGTILEIGLGKLPVTVIDDVLENKVREAAGETAPAQGLFLDEVFY, encoded by the coding sequence ATGCGAAATATTAAATTAACCATCGAATACGATGGCAAACGTTACCTGGGCTGGCAGCGTTTAGGGGATTCAGAAAAGACGATCCAAGGGAAGATCGAAAGTGTGATCGCGCAAATGACTGGCGAGAAAATCGAGATTATTGGCTCTGGCCGAACCGACGCGGGGGCTCATGCCCATGGGCAAGTCGCGAATTTTAAAACGAACTCGGAAATGGCGCGGAATGAAATGCTGACGTTCTTTAATCGTTATCTGCCAAGTGACATCGTCGTGAAGAAGGTGGAAGAGATGCCGGAACGCTTCCATGCTCGTTATAATGTGAAGGGCAAGCAGTACAGCTATTATGTTTGGAATGATCCGATTCCAACCGCCTTTGAACGCTATCACAGCTTTTACGTGCCTGATAAATTAGACATGGAGAAGATGAATGAAGCCTGCGAGAAGCTGATCGGCAAGCATGACTTTATCGGTTTTTCTGCATTGAAGAAATCGAAAAAATCAACGACACGAACGATTGAAAAAATTTCAATCGAACGTGAAGGGAGTATGCTGCGATTCACGTTTGTCGGTAACGGTTTTTTACATAAGATGGTCCGTATCTTGATGGGAACTATCTTAGAGATTGGTTTAGGAAAATTGCCAGTCACCGTGATCGATGACGTATTAGAAAACAAAGTTCGAGAAGCTGCGGGGGAGACTGCACCGGCGCAAGGACTGTTTTTAGATGAAGTATTTTATTAA
- a CDS encoding alpha/beta hydrolase produces the protein MKKSTHSTPNGTIDLYESPENNRFVLYLHGGGLVYGSKSDLPTDLKTRFLTKGYSVIALDYPLAPNHSLKEILEALEKTVSYLLDTIIKDRPFGVCGRSAGSFLMLHLTKNLQKAHVSPHFLVNFYGYTDLQFIDDPRELIPQKIEAKQIEGIDLKSPIQDDPSLSRYLLYHYAVQQHLLPEYYGIETLAEFALTKEALDHFPRTFSTASTSDKEIPFRYSKSLARSIPNSRFVPLYYLDHDFLKNIEKPEVQRLLDTLEEWLEEQKKQV, from the coding sequence ATGAAAAAAAGCACACACTCGACACCTAATGGAACCATCGACCTGTATGAATCTCCAGAAAACAATCGCTTTGTTCTTTATCTCCACGGAGGCGGACTGGTCTATGGATCAAAAAGCGATCTCCCTACGGACCTAAAAACACGCTTTTTGACTAAAGGCTACTCCGTGATTGCCTTAGATTATCCATTGGCACCCAATCATTCATTGAAAGAAATCCTTGAGGCGCTAGAGAAAACAGTCAGCTACCTGCTGGATACGATCATAAAAGACCGACCCTTTGGTGTCTGCGGCCGCTCTGCCGGTAGTTTTCTGATGCTTCATCTAACGAAAAACTTACAAAAAGCCCATGTATCGCCACATTTCTTAGTCAATTTTTACGGCTACACGGACCTGCAATTTATCGATGACCCTCGCGAGTTGATTCCACAAAAAATCGAAGCCAAACAAATCGAAGGAATCGACTTAAAGAGTCCTATCCAAGATGACCCTTCGCTGTCTCGTTACCTGCTCTATCATTATGCGGTCCAGCAGCACTTGCTTCCAGAATACTATGGCATAGAGACATTGGCTGAGTTTGCATTAACAAAAGAAGCACTAGATCATTTCCCAAGGACATTCAGTACGGCCAGCACTTCGGACAAAGAAATTCCTTTTCGCTACAGCAAATCTCTCGCTCGCAGCATCCCGAACAGCCGATTTGTTCCCCTGTATTACTTGGACCACGATTTCCTGAAGAACATAGAAAAGCCCGAGGTACAGCGCCTGTTGGATACGTTGGAGGAGTGGTTGGAGGAACAAAAAAAGCAGGTGTGA
- a CDS encoding PucR family transcriptional regulator: protein MKLKELLTIGELRNCKILTKEIGLDNEVASAMVLEALDIEQWSKSNQLILTSFYAFNGISEADLEDFFYKMQKIGVSGLVVKMDRLIKIIPEWVIQLSFSYQIPLIKIAQDVSYEKILLTIYEPLLNHQTHVLRTYYEVRQRFTQLERHHPSLQKIMEEFYLLFQSPCSLKMFDHQLEITFGDVPKAPVVLDRKSLSSGEFTKNDYTLLTLFSQERSQNQTALEISLFNPYSSHCLLLVYLEQPEVKETDLVIIENTIDVLQERFNTEYLLKKERYERLNNLADAILQNTPNNPDELESLLQEASMNHHRYYQAVAFSTKESSMKLLKDKTLNLLKRLKSDSIFFDHHNYSLILFNFDQKNEISKASVKRLLAEILELQPTTTFVISSLKERNDLKEILMECLDILRFSEEFYQDTVVSLADIGIFRHFVRTEQLQAIDEIVPENLLHLSQSNFELFETFYQFLRNNRNYKQTAEAMFLHSKTIRYRLNKIEHLLAIDLTDPLQVMNHEVGTYIIKMRKNAHEKKHTLDT, encoded by the coding sequence ATGAAATTAAAAGAATTACTGACTATAGGAGAGCTAAGAAATTGTAAGATTCTTACGAAGGAGATCGGTCTGGACAATGAAGTAGCGTCCGCGATGGTCTTGGAGGCACTCGACATCGAGCAATGGAGTAAAAGCAATCAATTGATCCTTACTTCCTTTTACGCCTTCAATGGTATTTCAGAAGCAGATTTGGAAGATTTCTTTTATAAAATGCAGAAAATCGGAGTAAGCGGCTTGGTCGTCAAAATGGATCGTTTGATCAAGATCATTCCTGAATGGGTCATTCAATTGTCCTTCAGCTATCAGATCCCACTGATCAAGATCGCACAAGACGTTAGCTATGAAAAAATCTTGCTGACCATTTACGAGCCATTATTAAACCATCAAACGCATGTATTGAGGACCTACTATGAAGTCCGCCAGCGATTCACACAATTGGAACGCCACCATCCTTCCCTACAGAAAATCATGGAAGAGTTTTACCTTCTTTTTCAGTCTCCCTGCAGCCTGAAAATGTTCGATCATCAATTGGAGATCACTTTTGGCGACGTTCCGAAAGCCCCCGTGGTCCTTGATCGGAAAAGCTTGTCGAGCGGTGAGTTCACTAAAAATGACTATACGCTGCTGACGCTTTTCTCTCAGGAACGCAGCCAAAATCAAACGGCGTTAGAGATTAGCTTATTCAATCCCTACTCCAGCCATTGTTTGTTGCTGGTCTACTTAGAGCAGCCTGAGGTCAAGGAGACAGACTTGGTGATCATTGAGAATACGATCGATGTTCTGCAAGAACGATTCAATACAGAATACTTACTAAAAAAGGAACGCTATGAACGGTTGAACAATCTCGCAGATGCCATCTTACAAAATACACCAAATAATCCAGATGAGCTGGAAAGTTTGCTGCAAGAAGCGTCTATGAACCACCATCGTTACTATCAAGCAGTCGCTTTTTCAACCAAAGAGTCCAGCATGAAATTATTGAAAGACAAGACACTCAATCTATTGAAGAGGCTAAAATCCGATTCGATCTTTTTTGACCACCACAATTATTCTCTGATTCTCTTTAACTTTGATCAAAAAAATGAAATTTCAAAAGCCAGCGTAAAACGATTGCTTGCAGAAATCCTTGAGCTTCAGCCGACGACGACGTTTGTTATCAGCAGTTTGAAAGAAAGAAATGACTTAAAAGAAATTTTGATGGAGTGTTTGGACATCTTACGATTCAGTGAGGAATTTTATCAAGACACGGTAGTCAGTCTAGCGGACATCGGCATTTTTCGACACTTTGTGCGTACGGAGCAGCTCCAAGCCATCGACGAAATCGTCCCTGAAAATCTGCTGCATTTATCCCAATCAAATTTCGAACTTTTCGAAACGTTTTATCAATTTTTACGCAACAATCGAAACTATAAGCAAACCGCAGAAGCGATGTTTCTTCATTCAAAAACGATCCGTTACCGTTTAAATAAAATCGAACACCTTTTGGCGATCGACCTAACCGATCCGCTCCAAGTAATGAACCATGAAGTAGGAACATATATTATAAAGATGAGGAAAAACGCCCATGAAAAAAAGCACACACTCGACACCTAA